One Anser cygnoides isolate HZ-2024a breed goose chromosome 6, Taihu_goose_T2T_genome, whole genome shotgun sequence genomic region harbors:
- the MAP2 gene encoding microtubule-associated protein 2 isoform X11 produces MAEDRKDEAKAPHWTSGQLTEASSHPHSPEIKEQGGAGAGLVRSANGFPYQEDEEPGLGGREQPGTYARTKENGINGELSAGDRETAEEVSARIVQVVTAEAVAVLKGEQEKEAQHKDQPGPLPIAVEESANLPPSPPPSPASEQTGALEEDLLAATKMEFRVQEGTCPFTTEPLDTKQQESGKDSKTEQPKHDALVPQPAKTEDKKDSQSKDKEKTPSHPTEQISETDSQKKGEASFAEPASKLPGFQEQKDLPSELPKGSKTEERTADVPSSSNQIMSMTFRDDLKDVQDLAISHEGSSLMLSEPKAEAAKSELRSGPSPAVPQELPLKDSYKTKQEPTDQLFAKDLAKDEQIHRDMTLALHEEVAVDGLKTPSAQKIPAWGEEKDMTKEESDEEERYDFYDKGEARILDDGKFTTKPEVKTLSQDKADFQKDAEAKMSSDLFKAEKEMDQSGLPATVDMKKDVQPSTEVSPGKLSPELTLEKTTEHPDTTQLSQTTEKTPEAQSLTTDKAPLEPSQEKDVKKDTKDDKTSVSATDEMKAEVDRSGMSKYFETSALKEEAFKADALKQGSDYYELSDTKESAYEPYQTGRLIPEDKEEEEEELQTELGQQQGMPAHEIGYSTLAQSYTPDKSEEPSSPTERMFTIDPKVYGDKRELHSKNKDDLTLSRSLGLGGRSAIEQRSMSINLPMSCLDSIALGFSFGRAHDLSPLASDILTNTSGSMDEGDDYLPATTPALEKAPCFPIDSREEDEHIEEEKAMAEEKVQPETSVESPFPAKDYYKNGAVLAPDLPEMLDLAGTRSRLASVSADAEAAQKKSVPSDTVLEDSSAALPPVTDENHVTLKAESQLEDLGYCVFNKYTVPLPSPVQDSENLTSETCPFYEGTDEKLRRSLAPDLSLIEVKLAAAEKSKEEFLSEKDLAQHAAGESVLGRDFEQEKKEKLDTVLEKSEDQIDSKEVYPIKGAESERTRPEAILEMKEESVADKVHVPADTTYDRILSTEVTTEKDAVSFLMEEKTLSVVPEMAEIEAPVKPDYNAIKHDLEVAARRADQEYQSQLESKISEGSLPSGKDKTPVKRAGPEPKETQQKDQTILSREAKDADVLSKTEPTYVKDSTKLSETEIKEKVAKPDLVHQEAVDKEESYESSGEHDQAQEGLNGEPLKQEDIKGEPPKPTVSGEEVPAQLPAKEPSLELLLPKTEPPQEEPAEIQMETIPQPTEEIEKIPDTAVKPTEIQTLLPSEVTAGAARREEHEEEEVEGGQEEKEEDKQHLIPEMPQEMDLGKPTGEEMLAKVCPEALPELKGIIESVVTVEDDFITVVQTTVDEGESASHSVRFAATQQEDIETVDSQAEEELEVEEVADIQAEPKEGSPEAPASPEREEILLTDYKTETCDDYKDETTIDDSIMDTDSLWADTQDDDRSIMTEQLETVPKEEKADRELRRPSLDKHKKEKPFKTGRGRISTPERKLAKKEPSTLSRDEVRRKKAVYKKAELAKKTEVQAHSPSRKIILKPAIKYTRPTHLSCVKRKQTAAGGETNQAPGVFKQAKEKLSDGVSKSPEKRSSLPRPSSILPPRRAVSGDRDREENSLSLTTSLSSSVRRTTRSEPIRSRTGKSGTSTPTTPGSTAITPGTPPSYSSRTPGTPGTPSYSRTPHTPGTPKSAILVPTEKKVAIIRTPPKSPATPKQLRVINQPLPDLKNVRSKIGSTDNIKYQPKGGQVRILNKKIDFSDIQSRCGSRDNIKHSAGGGNVQIVTKKIDLSHVTSKCGSLKNIHHKPGGGRVKIESVKLDFKEKAQAKVGSLENAHHVPGGGNVKIDSQKLNFREHAKARVDHGAEIITQSPGRSSVASPRRLSNVSSSGSINLLESPQLATLAEDVTAALAKQGL; encoded by the exons ATTTACTTGCAGCCACGAAGATGGAATTCCGTGTCCAGGAGGGCACATGCCCTTTCACAACAGAACCGTTAGATACAAAGCAACAGGAATCTGGAAAAGACAGTAAGACTGAGCAACCTAAACATGATGCCTTAGTTCCACAGCCAGCAAAAACAGAGGATAAAAAGGATTCACAgagcaaagacaaagaaaaaacgCCTTCACATCCAACAGAACAGATCTCGGAAACTGATTCACAGAAGAAAGGGGAAGCCAGTTTTGCAGAACCTGCCTCCAAGCTTCCTGGTTTTCAAGAACAAAAGGACTTGCCATCTGAACTGCCTAAAGggagcaaaacagaagaaaggactGCAGATGTGCCCTCATCATCCAACCAAATTATGTCTATGACATTTAGAGATGACCTTAAAGATGTCCAAGATCTTGCCATAAGCCATGAGGGAAGTTCTCTGATGCTGTCAGAACCCAAGGCAGAGGCAGCCAAAAGTGAACTACGTTCAGGCCCATCTCCTGCTGTCCCCCAGGAGCTTCCTCTCAAAGacagttacaaaacaaaacaggaaccCACTGACCAACTGTTTGCCAAAGATCTCGCTAAAGATGAACAGATCCACAGAGACATGACCCTAGCTCTGCATGAAGAAGTAGCTGTAGATGGCCTGAAAACACCAAGTGCCCAGAAAATCCCTGCatggggggaggaaaaggacaTGACTAAGGAGGAGAGTGATGAGGAAGAAAGGTATGACTTCTATGATAAAGGGGAGGCTCGAATATTAGACGATGGTAAATTTACCACAAAACCTGAAGTTAAGACCCTTTCCCAAGACAAAGCAGACTTTCAAAAGGATGCTGAAGCTAAAATGTCATCTGatcttttcaaagcagaaaaagaaatggaccAAAGTGGGCTTCCAGCAACAGTAGACATGAAAAAAGATGTGCAGCCAAGCACAGAGGTATCCCCAGGCAAGTTAAGCCCTGAACTGACCCTTGAGAAAACAACAGAGCACCCTGATACCACACAGTTATCCCAAACAACAGAGAAGACCCCTGAGGCACAAAGTTTAACCACAGATAAGGCTCCTCTAGAACCTTCTCAAGAGAAAGATGTTAAAAAGGATACCAAGGATGATAAGACAAGTGTTTCGGCTACTgatgaaatgaaagcagaagtggATCGATCAGGAATGTCGAAGTATTTTGAAACCTCTGCACTAAAAGAGGAAGCCTTCAAAGCAGACGCTCTGAAACAAGGCAGTGATTACTATGAGCTAAGCGACACTAAAGAGAGTGCGTATGAGCCTTATCAGACAGGTCGTCTAATACCTGAAgacaaagaggaagaggaggaagaattaCAGACAGAATTGGGCCAGCAGCAAGGTATGCCTGCTCATGAAATAGGGTACAGTACCCTGGCTCAGAGCTATACACCAGACAAATCCGAAGAACCAAGTTCCCCAACAGAACGAATGTTCACTATTGACCCCAAAGTCTATGGGGACAAACGAGAGCTccacagtaaaaataaagatgacCTAACTCTGAGCAGGAGCCTGGGACTTGGGGGTAGATCTGCAATTGAACAGAGAAGTATGTCTATTAACCTGCCCATGTCCTGCCTGGATTCTATAGCTCTAGGATTTAGCTTTGGCCGCGCACATGATCTTTCTCCCCTGGCTTCGGATATTCTAACCAATACTAGTGGCAGTATGGATGAAGGTGACGACTACTTGCCAGCAACCACACCAGCATTAGAGAAGGCCCCTTGCTTCCCCATTGATAGTAGAGAGGAAGATGAGCacattgaagaagaaaaagcaatggcagaagaaaaagtcCAGCCTGAGACTTCGGTTGAATCGCCTTTCCCAGCCAAAGATTATTACAAAAATGGGGCTGTCTTGGCTCCTGACCTGCCTGAAATGTTAGACCTAGCAGGGACAAGATCTAGATTAGCATCTGTGAGTGCAGATGCCGAGGCGGCGCAAAAGAAGTCAGTTCCTTCTGACACTGTTTTGGAAGACAGCAGCGCAGCCCTGCCACCTGTGACAGATGAAAACCATGTAACTCTAAAAGCTGAAAGCCAGCTAGAAGACTTGGGCTACTGTGTTTTCAATAAGTACACAGTCCCACTCCCTTCTCCAGTTCAGGACAGTGAGAATTTAACAAGCGAAACCTGTCCCTTTTATGAAGGCACAGATGAAAAATTGAGACGCAGCCTAGCTCCTGACCTGTCCTTAATAGAAGtgaagctggcagcagctgaaaaatCGAAAGAAGAATTCCTCAGTGAAAAAGATTTAGCTCAGCATGCCGCTGGTGAGTCCGTTCTGGGGAGGGACTTTgagcaggagaagaaagagaagctggATACTGTGCTAGAAAAAAGTGAAGATCAAATTGACTCTAAAGAGGTCTATCCCATTAAAGGTGCAGAGTCAGAGAGGACAAGACCTGAGGCAATcttagaaatgaaagaagaaagtgttGCTGACAAAGTTCATGTGCCTGCTGATACAACGTATGACAGAATATTGTCTACAGAggtaacaacagaaaaagatgcTGTTTCCTTCTTGATGGAGGAGAAGACTCTTAGTGTTGTTCCTGAAATGGCTGAGATAGAAGCTCCAGTAAAACCAGATTACAATGCTATAAAGCATGATTTGGAAGTGGCTGCAAGGAGAGCCGACCAAGAATATCAGAGTCAGTTAGAAAGTAAGATCAGTGAAGGTTCTCTCCCTTCAGGGAAGGACAAAACTCCTGTTAAAAGAGCAGGGCCTGAACCCAAAGAAACTCAACAGAAAGATCAGACCATCTTGTCCAGAGAAGCAAAGGATGCAGATGTACTTTCCAAGACGGAGCCTACTTACGTGAAGGACAGCACCAAActgtctgaaacagaaattaaggaaaaagTAGCTAAGCCCGATCTTGTACATCAAGAGGCAGTTGATAAAGAGGAATCTTATGAATCTAGTGGAGAGCATGATCAAGCCCAGGAAGGTTTGAACGGAGAACCCTTGAAACAAGAGGATATCAAAGGAGAACCTCCAAAACCTACTGTGTCTGGGGAAGAGGTGCCTGCACAGTTGCCAGCAAAGGAGCCTTCTCTGGAGCTCCTCCTTCCAAAAACTGAGCCTCCCCAAGAAGAGCCTGCTGAGATTCAGATGGAGACCATACCACAGCCTACAGAGGAAATTGAAAAGATTCCTGATACAGCTGTGAAACCTACAGAAATCCAAACACTGCTGCCATCCGAAGTGACAGCTGGGGCCGCAAGAAGGGAAGAACATGAGGAAGAAGAGGTAGAAGGgggacaagaagaaaaagaagaggataAACAGCATCTTATACCAGAAATGCCCCAAGAAATGGACCTTGGGAAACCTACCGGTGAAGAAATGCTAGCCAAGGTTTGCCCAGAAGCACTGCCTGAACTCAAAGGCATTATTGAATCCGTGGTGACAGTAGAGGATGACTTTATCACAGTGGTGCAGACAACCGTTGATGAGGGTGAATCTGCGTCTCACAGTGTACGCTTTGCTGCTACCCAGCAGGAAGACATCGAAACTGTGGACTCCCAGGCTGAAGAGGAGCTGGAGGTTGAGGAAGTGGCTGACATTCAAGCTGAGCCCAAGGAGGGCTCCCCAGAAGCTCCTGCTTCACCCGAGAGAGAAGAAATCTTGCTCACCGACTACAAAACAGAGACGTGTGATGATTACAAAGATGAAACAACAATCGACGACTCCATCATGGACACAGACAGTCTCTGGGCAGATACTCAAG ATGATGATAGGAGCATCATGACTGAACAGTTAGAGACTGTTCCTAaagaggagaaggcagacaGAGAATTGCGAAGACCATCTCTTGATaagcataaaaaagaaaaaccttttaaaactgGGCGAGGCAGGATTTCTACTCCTGAAAGGAAACTAGCTAAAAAGGAACCTAGCACACTCTCCAGAGAtgaagtgagaaggaaaaaag CAGTGTATAAGAAAGCTGAACTTGCTAAAAAAACTGAAGTTCAGGCCCACTCTCCTTCCaggaaaatcattttaaaacctGCTATCAAATATACTAGACCAACTCATCTCTCCTGTGTTAAACGGAAGCAGACAG CAGCAGGTGGTGAAACAAACCAGGCTCCTGGTGTATTTaaacaagcaaaggaaaaactcTCA GATGGAGTAAGCAAGAGTCCTGAAAAACGTTCCTCTTTACCAAGACCTTCCTCTATCCTTCCTCCTCGAAGAGCTGTATCAGGAGACCGAGACAGAGAGGAGAACTCTCTCTCCCTCACAACAtccctttcctcttcagtaCGACGGACCACAC GATCAGAACCAATTCGtagcagaacaggaaaaagcGGAACTTCTACCCCCACTACTCCTGGCTCCACTGCCATCACTCCAGGGACACCACCGAGCTATTCCTCCCGTACGCCGGGCACTCCAGGGACACCCAGCTACTCCAGAACCCCACACactcctgggacccccaaatctGCCATACTGGTACCAACTGAGAAAAAAGTTGCCATAATTCGCACTCCTCCTAAATCTCCAGCCACTCCAAAGCAGCTGCGAGTTATTAATCAGCCTCTGCCTGACCTCAAGAATGTCAGGTCCAAAATTGGATCAACAGATAACATCAAATACCAGCCTAAGGGAGGTCAG GTTAGGATTTTAAACAAGAAGATCGATTTTAGCGATATTCAGTCCCGGTGTGGTTCCAGAGATAACATCAAACATTCTGCGGGGGGAGGAAAT GTACAGATCGTAACCAAGAAGATTGACTTGAGTCATGTGACTTCCAAGTGTGGCTCGCTCAAGAACATCCATCACAAGCCAG GAGGTGGGCGTGTGAAAATTGAGAGCGTGAAACTGGATTTCAAAGAGAAAGCTCAGGCTAAAGTTGGTTCACTTGAAAATGCCCACCATGTACCTGGCGGTGGTAATGTCAAG ATTGACAGCCAGAAACTAAACTTCAGAGAGCACGCTAAAGCCCGTGTTGATCACGGGGCTGAGATCATCACGCAGTCACCAGGCAGGTCCAGCGTGGCTTCACCACGCAGACTCAGCAACGTCTCATCCTCTGGAAGCATCAACCTGCTTGAATCGCCCCAGCTTGCTACCCTCGCTGAAGATGTCACGGCAGCCCTTGCTAAGCAGGGCTTATGA
- the MAP2 gene encoding microtubule-associated protein 2 isoform X17 encodes MAEDRKDEAKAPHWTSGQLTEASSHPHSPEIKEQGGAGAGLVRSANGFPYQEDEEPGLGGREQPGTYARTKENGINGELSAGDRETAEEVSARIVQVVTAEAVAVLKGEQEKEAQHKDQPGPLPIAVEESANLPPSPPPSPASEQTGALEEDLLAATKMEFRVQEGTCPFTTEPLDTKQQESGKDSKTEQPKHDALVPQPAKTEDKKDSQSKDKEKTPSHPTEQISETDSQKKGEASFAEPASKLPGFQEQKDLPSELPKGSKTEERTADVPSSSNQIMSMTFRDDLKDVQDLAISHEGSSLMLSEPKAEAAKSELRSGPSPAVPQELPLKDSYKTKQEPTDQLFAKDLAKDEQIHRDMTLALHEEVAVDGLKTPSAQKIPAWGEEKDMTKEESDEEERYDFYDKGEARILDDGKFTTKPEVKTLSQDKADFQKDAEAKMSSDLFKAEKEMDQSGLPATVDMKKDVQPSTEVSPGKLSPELTLEKTTEHPDTTQLSQTTEKTPEAQSLTTDKAPLEPSQEKDVKKDTKDDKTSVSATDEMKAEVDRSGMSKYFETSALKEEAFKADALKQGSDYYELSDTKESAYEPYQTGRLIPEDKEEEEEELQTELGQQQGMPAHEIGYSTLAQSYTPDKSEEPSSPTERMFTIDPKVYGDKRELHSKNKDDLTLSRSLGLGGRSAIEQRSMSINLPMSCLDSIALGFSFGRAHDLSPLASDILTNTSGSMDEGDDYLPATTPALEKAPCFPIDSREEDEHIEEEKAMAEEKVQPETSVESPFPAKDYYKNGAVLAPDLPEMLDLAGTRSRLASVSADAEAAQKKSVPSDTVLEDSSAALPPVTDENHVTLKAESQLEDLGYCVFNKYTVPLPSPVQDSENLTSETCPFYEGTDEKLRRSLAPDLSLIEVKLAAAEKSKEEFLSEKDLAQHAAGESVLGRDFEQEKKEKLDTVLEKSEDQIDSKEVYPIKGAESERTRPEAILEMKEESVADKVHVPADTTYDRILSTEVTTEKDAVSFLMEEKTLSVVPEMAEIEAPVKPDYNAIKHDLEVAARRADQEYQSQLESKISEGSLPSGKDKTPVKRAGPEPKETQQKDQTILSREAKDADVLSKTEPTYVKDSTKLSETEIKEKVAKPDLVHQEAVDKEESYESSGEHDQAQEGLNGEPLKQEDIKGEPPKPTVSGEEVPAQLPAKEPSLELLLPKTEPPQEEPAEIQMETIPQPTEEIEKIPDTAVKPTEIQTLLPSEVTAGAARREEHEEEEVEGGQEEKEEDKQHLIPEMPQEMDLGKPTGEEMLAKVCPEALPELKGIIESVVTVEDDFITVVQTTVDEGESASHSVRFAATQQEDIETVDSQAEEELEVEEVADIQAEPKEGSPEAPASPEREEILLTDYKTETCDDYKDETTIDDSIMDTDSLWADTQDDDRSIMTEQLETVPKEEKADRELRRPSLDKHKKEKPFKTGRGRISTPERKLAKKEPSTLSRDEVRRKKAVYKKAELAKKTEVQAHSPSRKIILKPAIKYTRPTHLSCVKRKQTAAGGETNQAPGVFKQAKEKLSDGVSKSPEKRSSLPRPSSILPPRRAVSGDRDREENSLSLTTSLSSSVRRTTRSEPIRSRTGKSGTSTPTTPGSTAITPGTPPSYSSRTPGTPGTPSYSRTPHTPGTPKSAILVPTEKKVAIIRTPPKSPATPKQLRVINQPLPDLKNVRSKIGSTDNIKYQPKGGQVQIVTKKIDLSHVTSKCGSLKNIHHKPGGGRVKIESVKLDFKEKAQAKVGSLENAHHVPGGGNVKIDSQKLNFREHAKARVDHGAEIITQSPGRSSVASPRRLSNVSSSGSINLLESPQLATLAEDVTAALAKQGL; translated from the exons ATTTACTTGCAGCCACGAAGATGGAATTCCGTGTCCAGGAGGGCACATGCCCTTTCACAACAGAACCGTTAGATACAAAGCAACAGGAATCTGGAAAAGACAGTAAGACTGAGCAACCTAAACATGATGCCTTAGTTCCACAGCCAGCAAAAACAGAGGATAAAAAGGATTCACAgagcaaagacaaagaaaaaacgCCTTCACATCCAACAGAACAGATCTCGGAAACTGATTCACAGAAGAAAGGGGAAGCCAGTTTTGCAGAACCTGCCTCCAAGCTTCCTGGTTTTCAAGAACAAAAGGACTTGCCATCTGAACTGCCTAAAGggagcaaaacagaagaaaggactGCAGATGTGCCCTCATCATCCAACCAAATTATGTCTATGACATTTAGAGATGACCTTAAAGATGTCCAAGATCTTGCCATAAGCCATGAGGGAAGTTCTCTGATGCTGTCAGAACCCAAGGCAGAGGCAGCCAAAAGTGAACTACGTTCAGGCCCATCTCCTGCTGTCCCCCAGGAGCTTCCTCTCAAAGacagttacaaaacaaaacaggaaccCACTGACCAACTGTTTGCCAAAGATCTCGCTAAAGATGAACAGATCCACAGAGACATGACCCTAGCTCTGCATGAAGAAGTAGCTGTAGATGGCCTGAAAACACCAAGTGCCCAGAAAATCCCTGCatggggggaggaaaaggacaTGACTAAGGAGGAGAGTGATGAGGAAGAAAGGTATGACTTCTATGATAAAGGGGAGGCTCGAATATTAGACGATGGTAAATTTACCACAAAACCTGAAGTTAAGACCCTTTCCCAAGACAAAGCAGACTTTCAAAAGGATGCTGAAGCTAAAATGTCATCTGatcttttcaaagcagaaaaagaaatggaccAAAGTGGGCTTCCAGCAACAGTAGACATGAAAAAAGATGTGCAGCCAAGCACAGAGGTATCCCCAGGCAAGTTAAGCCCTGAACTGACCCTTGAGAAAACAACAGAGCACCCTGATACCACACAGTTATCCCAAACAACAGAGAAGACCCCTGAGGCACAAAGTTTAACCACAGATAAGGCTCCTCTAGAACCTTCTCAAGAGAAAGATGTTAAAAAGGATACCAAGGATGATAAGACAAGTGTTTCGGCTACTgatgaaatgaaagcagaagtggATCGATCAGGAATGTCGAAGTATTTTGAAACCTCTGCACTAAAAGAGGAAGCCTTCAAAGCAGACGCTCTGAAACAAGGCAGTGATTACTATGAGCTAAGCGACACTAAAGAGAGTGCGTATGAGCCTTATCAGACAGGTCGTCTAATACCTGAAgacaaagaggaagaggaggaagaattaCAGACAGAATTGGGCCAGCAGCAAGGTATGCCTGCTCATGAAATAGGGTACAGTACCCTGGCTCAGAGCTATACACCAGACAAATCCGAAGAACCAAGTTCCCCAACAGAACGAATGTTCACTATTGACCCCAAAGTCTATGGGGACAAACGAGAGCTccacagtaaaaataaagatgacCTAACTCTGAGCAGGAGCCTGGGACTTGGGGGTAGATCTGCAATTGAACAGAGAAGTATGTCTATTAACCTGCCCATGTCCTGCCTGGATTCTATAGCTCTAGGATTTAGCTTTGGCCGCGCACATGATCTTTCTCCCCTGGCTTCGGATATTCTAACCAATACTAGTGGCAGTATGGATGAAGGTGACGACTACTTGCCAGCAACCACACCAGCATTAGAGAAGGCCCCTTGCTTCCCCATTGATAGTAGAGAGGAAGATGAGCacattgaagaagaaaaagcaatggcagaagaaaaagtcCAGCCTGAGACTTCGGTTGAATCGCCTTTCCCAGCCAAAGATTATTACAAAAATGGGGCTGTCTTGGCTCCTGACCTGCCTGAAATGTTAGACCTAGCAGGGACAAGATCTAGATTAGCATCTGTGAGTGCAGATGCCGAGGCGGCGCAAAAGAAGTCAGTTCCTTCTGACACTGTTTTGGAAGACAGCAGCGCAGCCCTGCCACCTGTGACAGATGAAAACCATGTAACTCTAAAAGCTGAAAGCCAGCTAGAAGACTTGGGCTACTGTGTTTTCAATAAGTACACAGTCCCACTCCCTTCTCCAGTTCAGGACAGTGAGAATTTAACAAGCGAAACCTGTCCCTTTTATGAAGGCACAGATGAAAAATTGAGACGCAGCCTAGCTCCTGACCTGTCCTTAATAGAAGtgaagctggcagcagctgaaaaatCGAAAGAAGAATTCCTCAGTGAAAAAGATTTAGCTCAGCATGCCGCTGGTGAGTCCGTTCTGGGGAGGGACTTTgagcaggagaagaaagagaagctggATACTGTGCTAGAAAAAAGTGAAGATCAAATTGACTCTAAAGAGGTCTATCCCATTAAAGGTGCAGAGTCAGAGAGGACAAGACCTGAGGCAATcttagaaatgaaagaagaaagtgttGCTGACAAAGTTCATGTGCCTGCTGATACAACGTATGACAGAATATTGTCTACAGAggtaacaacagaaaaagatgcTGTTTCCTTCTTGATGGAGGAGAAGACTCTTAGTGTTGTTCCTGAAATGGCTGAGATAGAAGCTCCAGTAAAACCAGATTACAATGCTATAAAGCATGATTTGGAAGTGGCTGCAAGGAGAGCCGACCAAGAATATCAGAGTCAGTTAGAAAGTAAGATCAGTGAAGGTTCTCTCCCTTCAGGGAAGGACAAAACTCCTGTTAAAAGAGCAGGGCCTGAACCCAAAGAAACTCAACAGAAAGATCAGACCATCTTGTCCAGAGAAGCAAAGGATGCAGATGTACTTTCCAAGACGGAGCCTACTTACGTGAAGGACAGCACCAAActgtctgaaacagaaattaaggaaaaagTAGCTAAGCCCGATCTTGTACATCAAGAGGCAGTTGATAAAGAGGAATCTTATGAATCTAGTGGAGAGCATGATCAAGCCCAGGAAGGTTTGAACGGAGAACCCTTGAAACAAGAGGATATCAAAGGAGAACCTCCAAAACCTACTGTGTCTGGGGAAGAGGTGCCTGCACAGTTGCCAGCAAAGGAGCCTTCTCTGGAGCTCCTCCTTCCAAAAACTGAGCCTCCCCAAGAAGAGCCTGCTGAGATTCAGATGGAGACCATACCACAGCCTACAGAGGAAATTGAAAAGATTCCTGATACAGCTGTGAAACCTACAGAAATCCAAACACTGCTGCCATCCGAAGTGACAGCTGGGGCCGCAAGAAGGGAAGAACATGAGGAAGAAGAGGTAGAAGGgggacaagaagaaaaagaagaggataAACAGCATCTTATACCAGAAATGCCCCAAGAAATGGACCTTGGGAAACCTACCGGTGAAGAAATGCTAGCCAAGGTTTGCCCAGAAGCACTGCCTGAACTCAAAGGCATTATTGAATCCGTGGTGACAGTAGAGGATGACTTTATCACAGTGGTGCAGACAACCGTTGATGAGGGTGAATCTGCGTCTCACAGTGTACGCTTTGCTGCTACCCAGCAGGAAGACATCGAAACTGTGGACTCCCAGGCTGAAGAGGAGCTGGAGGTTGAGGAAGTGGCTGACATTCAAGCTGAGCCCAAGGAGGGCTCCCCAGAAGCTCCTGCTTCACCCGAGAGAGAAGAAATCTTGCTCACCGACTACAAAACAGAGACGTGTGATGATTACAAAGATGAAACAACAATCGACGACTCCATCATGGACACAGACAGTCTCTGGGCAGATACTCAAG ATGATGATAGGAGCATCATGACTGAACAGTTAGAGACTGTTCCTAaagaggagaaggcagacaGAGAATTGCGAAGACCATCTCTTGATaagcataaaaaagaaaaaccttttaaaactgGGCGAGGCAGGATTTCTACTCCTGAAAGGAAACTAGCTAAAAAGGAACCTAGCACACTCTCCAGAGAtgaagtgagaaggaaaaaag CAGTGTATAAGAAAGCTGAACTTGCTAAAAAAACTGAAGTTCAGGCCCACTCTCCTTCCaggaaaatcattttaaaacctGCTATCAAATATACTAGACCAACTCATCTCTCCTGTGTTAAACGGAAGCAGACAG CAGCAGGTGGTGAAACAAACCAGGCTCCTGGTGTATTTaaacaagcaaaggaaaaactcTCA GATGGAGTAAGCAAGAGTCCTGAAAAACGTTCCTCTTTACCAAGACCTTCCTCTATCCTTCCTCCTCGAAGAGCTGTATCAGGAGACCGAGACAGAGAGGAGAACTCTCTCTCCCTCACAACAtccctttcctcttcagtaCGACGGACCACAC GATCAGAACCAATTCGtagcagaacaggaaaaagcGGAACTTCTACCCCCACTACTCCTGGCTCCACTGCCATCACTCCAGGGACACCACCGAGCTATTCCTCCCGTACGCCGGGCACTCCAGGGACACCCAGCTACTCCAGAACCCCACACactcctgggacccccaaatctGCCATACTGGTACCAACTGAGAAAAAAGTTGCCATAATTCGCACTCCTCCTAAATCTCCAGCCACTCCAAAGCAGCTGCGAGTTATTAATCAGCCTCTGCCTGACCTCAAGAATGTCAGGTCCAAAATTGGATCAACAGATAACATCAAATACCAGCCTAAGGGAGGTCAG GTACAGATCGTAACCAAGAAGATTGACTTGAGTCATGTGACTTCCAAGTGTGGCTCGCTCAAGAACATCCATCACAAGCCAG GAGGTGGGCGTGTGAAAATTGAGAGCGTGAAACTGGATTTCAAAGAGAAAGCTCAGGCTAAAGTTGGTTCACTTGAAAATGCCCACCATGTACCTGGCGGTGGTAATGTCAAG ATTGACAGCCAGAAACTAAACTTCAGAGAGCACGCTAAAGCCCGTGTTGATCACGGGGCTGAGATCATCACGCAGTCACCAGGCAGGTCCAGCGTGGCTTCACCACGCAGACTCAGCAACGTCTCATCCTCTGGAAGCATCAACCTGCTTGAATCGCCCCAGCTTGCTACCCTCGCTGAAGATGTCACGGCAGCCCTTGCTAAGCAGGGCTTATGA